The proteins below come from a single Antricoccus suffuscus genomic window:
- a CDS encoding FKBP-type peptidyl-prolyl cis-trans isomerase: MADNQKPEFDIPNDNPPTDLLLEDLSVGDGAEAQAGSTVEAHYVGKAWSTGQQFDASWDRGSTLDFPLGAGRVIQGWDQGIVGMKVGGRRKITIPPHLGYGEYGAPGAIAPNETLVFVVDLMGVR, translated from the coding sequence ATGGCAGATAACCAGAAGCCCGAATTCGACATTCCCAACGACAATCCACCTACTGACCTCCTCCTTGAGGACCTTTCGGTCGGCGACGGCGCCGAAGCGCAGGCCGGCAGCACCGTTGAAGCCCATTACGTCGGCAAGGCCTGGTCCACTGGCCAGCAGTTCGACGCGAGCTGGGACCGCGGCTCCACCCTCGATTTCCCGCTCGGCGCCGGACGCGTCATCCAGGGCTGGGACCAAGGAATCGTCGGCATGAAGGTCGGAGGCCGCCGCAAGATCACCATCCCGCCGCATCTCGGTTACGGCGAGTACGGCGCTCCCGGCGCCATTGCGCCCAACGAGACTCTCGTGTTCGTCGTCGACCTGATGGGCGTCCGCTAG
- a CDS encoding helix-turn-helix domain-containing protein, whose translation MEQSAKIIQFPTRPGVLPEAEPENAPAPLMREVVGTVLRKRRLEQQRTLKEVAADAAMSTQYLSEVERGRKEVSSELLATISAALGLRMVELSRQIHTSFQRSVGSSYDAKLLAA comes from the coding sequence ATGGAGCAGTCCGCGAAGATCATTCAGTTCCCGACTCGCCCCGGCGTACTGCCCGAGGCCGAGCCCGAGAACGCACCGGCACCGCTGATGCGTGAGGTGGTCGGCACGGTGTTGCGCAAACGCCGTCTCGAACAACAGCGCACGCTCAAAGAGGTCGCCGCCGACGCCGCGATGTCGACGCAGTACCTCTCCGAGGTCGAGCGCGGGCGCAAGGAGGTCTCCTCGGAACTGCTCGCCACCATCTCGGCGGCGCTCGGCTTGCGGATGGTCGAGCTCAGCCGCCAGATCCACACGTCGTTCCAGCGCTCGGTCGGTTCGTCGTACGACGCTAAGCTTCTGGCCGCATAG
- a CDS encoding oxidoreductase — MPVNTETADPLAPLMDLPGVRDAALQSRADVDRLLGHRVLRKKSAEVSAESLLRGARSSAALEDASYQLEAVRAGAIEDPVLTGCLRVSGAVGRQTDVWEHAPLQALAALHLQAAAGVADPDDLGRASSRPGVSVRLQQLVETVRMKRSRDVPGVVVAAVVHGEILALQPFAQLNGVVARAAARIVLVSTGVDPKSLAVPEVGYADDEKAYAAALAAYQTGTPDGVATWLVHCCAAMSAGAVEGLAICESVLRG; from the coding sequence GTGCCTGTTAATACTGAAACCGCTGATCCGCTCGCACCCCTCATGGACCTGCCGGGCGTGCGTGACGCCGCGTTGCAGTCTCGCGCCGACGTCGATCGCCTGCTCGGGCACCGTGTCTTGCGCAAGAAATCCGCCGAGGTGAGTGCCGAGTCACTGCTGCGTGGGGCGCGTTCGTCGGCCGCACTTGAGGACGCGAGCTACCAGTTGGAGGCTGTCCGGGCCGGCGCTATCGAGGACCCGGTACTGACCGGTTGCCTTCGAGTGTCCGGCGCGGTCGGCCGGCAGACCGACGTGTGGGAACACGCCCCCCTGCAGGCGCTCGCGGCACTTCACTTGCAGGCTGCCGCGGGTGTCGCCGACCCGGACGACCTCGGGCGGGCATCCAGCAGGCCCGGAGTTTCGGTACGACTGCAGCAGCTGGTTGAGACGGTCCGGATGAAGCGTTCCAGGGATGTGCCCGGTGTCGTCGTCGCGGCCGTCGTGCACGGCGAAATCCTTGCGCTGCAGCCCTTCGCGCAGCTCAACGGCGTGGTCGCGCGCGCAGCGGCGCGTATCGTGCTGGTTTCCACCGGCGTCGACCCCAAGTCGCTCGCCGTACCCGAGGTTGGCTACGCCGACGACGAAAAGGCTTACGCGGCAGCGCTTGCGGCGTACCAGACCGGTACGCCGGACGGCGTCGCCACATGGTTAGTGCACTGCTGCGCGGCAATGTCGGCGGGTGCTGTCGAAGGGCTGGCGATCTGCGAGTCAGTCCTTCGTGGCTAG